One Bacillus sp. 2205SS5-2 genomic window carries:
- a CDS encoding IucA/IucC family protein has product MSKQTGILSPNKIKNNGHDKEEAQIIAYLKEENQHLLDYYTASIQKGRNGIMNRLISSIFRENILGMRKKQIKLLKSRSSWEWETSLPLSVREFLLSKYEIYDKFNKISILPFKNQRSFIIVPISQQFAFGRVEVVGPFALISEQGIPMWITHPVEVLEILSKEDWDEDSEPLESFKNDLSNSSANLALAYAYKNYQQSLDTVSLLETVESNQNSYAILEQSVTEGHPCHPGAKMRKGLSASENYQYSSEFQNPVKISFVALHKTLACTATIGGNWNKLIFSLEPDLQIAYEKTLRQLDKNARDFYVLPIHPWQMVNTIPLMFSVELNKMEIIEIPYDKCFYYAGMSFRTLFPMEMEDLKPHYKLTTNVHLTGEVRTLSEQTIHNGPLMSQILANILKNDSLIDEKIFIPIIELGGLHYYNELDDEPSKTDRSENLACVIRENLYHYIEPNEIPIVGSALLASNSDQDTSVIIELIQRFQQTNQLKTQKEAAYLFLKQYVQNLVDGVVPLLVKYGIGLEGHLQNTVPVFHKNGTPVKILIRDWEGIRIDTERLSKAGFDLSKFHNKSRILTTDLKSVRNKLFYSVVQNHLGELILHLVKELELDEYSLWAIVKERFNIVFNRIEEEGVWQERVAEDRINFFNKEIDYKAVTTMRMLGEAHNYTYVKVQNPLSK; this is encoded by the coding sequence ATGAGTAAGCAGACGGGGATATTAAGTCCTAATAAAATAAAAAACAATGGTCATGATAAAGAAGAAGCACAAATCATTGCCTACTTAAAGGAAGAAAATCAGCATTTATTGGATTACTATACTGCTAGTATCCAAAAGGGTCGAAACGGAATTATGAATCGTTTAATATCCTCCATTTTTCGTGAGAATATATTGGGGATGAGGAAAAAACAAATTAAATTACTTAAATCAAGGAGCAGTTGGGAATGGGAAACCTCCCTTCCACTATCAGTACGAGAATTTTTACTTAGCAAATACGAAATCTATGATAAGTTCAATAAGATTTCTATTCTTCCCTTTAAAAATCAAAGGTCTTTTATAATAGTCCCTATTAGCCAACAGTTTGCATTTGGAAGAGTGGAAGTAGTTGGTCCCTTTGCGCTCATATCTGAACAAGGGATTCCAATGTGGATTACCCATCCTGTGGAGGTACTTGAAATACTATCAAAAGAGGATTGGGATGAAGATTCAGAGCCATTGGAATCGTTTAAGAATGATCTTTCCAACAGTTCGGCTAATTTAGCACTTGCCTATGCGTACAAAAATTATCAACAATCATTGGATACAGTTTCCTTACTAGAGACGGTGGAAAGTAATCAAAACTCCTATGCAATCTTAGAGCAATCCGTTACGGAGGGACACCCTTGCCATCCAGGAGCCAAAATGAGGAAAGGTCTTTCTGCTTCTGAGAATTATCAGTATTCATCAGAATTCCAAAATCCAGTCAAAATCTCTTTTGTTGCCTTACATAAAACGTTGGCATGTACCGCTACTATTGGGGGGAATTGGAATAAATTGATTTTTTCACTAGAACCGGATTTACAAATAGCCTATGAAAAGACATTAAGACAACTTGATAAAAACGCTAGGGATTTCTACGTCCTACCAATCCATCCTTGGCAAATGGTAAATACTATACCGCTAATGTTTTCCGTGGAGTTAAATAAGATGGAAATTATTGAGATTCCATATGACAAGTGCTTTTATTATGCTGGTATGTCCTTTAGAACACTTTTCCCGATGGAGATGGAAGATTTAAAACCACATTATAAATTAACTACAAATGTACATTTAACTGGAGAGGTTCGAACATTATCCGAGCAAACCATCCATAATGGTCCACTAATGAGTCAAATACTAGCAAATATTTTAAAAAATGATTCCCTTATTGATGAAAAAATATTTATTCCAATTATTGAATTAGGTGGATTACATTATTACAATGAGCTGGATGATGAACCATCAAAAACAGATCGCAGTGAGAATTTAGCGTGTGTTATAAGAGAAAATCTTTATCATTATATTGAGCCAAATGAAATCCCAATTGTCGGTTCTGCTCTTTTAGCTTCTAATTCAGATCAGGACACATCAGTGATAATTGAATTAATCCAACGATTTCAGCAAACAAACCAGCTAAAAACACAAAAAGAAGCTGCCTATTTATTTTTAAAACAATACGTACAAAATTTAGTCGATGGAGTTGTCCCTTTACTTGTAAAGTACGGGATAGGCTTAGAAGGTCACCTCCAAAATACAGTACCGGTATTTCACAAAAATGGCACCCCGGTTAAGATCCTTATCCGTGATTGGGAAGGAATTCGTATTGATACGGAAAGATTATCCAAAGCTGGATTTGATTTATCGAAATTCCACAATAAATCACGAATTTTAACAACAGATTTAAAATCGGTTCGAAATAAATTATTTTATTCTGTCGTTCAAAATCATCTTGGTGAATTGATTCTGCATCTGGTCAAAGAATTAGAGCTAGATGAGTATTCCCTTTGGGCCATAGTCAAAGAAAGATTTAATATAGTTTTTAATCGTATTGAAGAAGAAGGTGTTTGGCAAGAGCGAGTAGCTGAAGATCGAATCAATTTCTTTAACAAAGAAATTGATTATAAAGCTGTAACAACAATGAGAATGCTTGGAGAGGCACACAACTACACATATGTTAAAGTTCAAAATCCATTATCAAAATAA
- a CDS encoding MFS transporter, which produces MAKWFFGSSFFLFLGNWIGIVALNWYVFEQYQNPVYLGWVNFVRLIPVLGLSLYAGKMCDIYSRSFLIKLCGSLSFILTVVLTTTVLAFDQLEFWVILSYACLRGCVSAFETPVRNAILPIFSANTSKSKVVSNYSLVLNICRSIGPAIAGFLLGFGWISLTFAFQSFCLFISLILSLPIKVQPIEGSLRKKKSFALKEVKNYFSKDVTGRNLFLASLIAMVFGFSYTTILPVLTDFYFPGEAEVFGIAMTLAALGAIVATLTLPKILVHVKEEAMCYMSLLFFAFSLLSVLIPIKAFLFISLFSIGLFGQWTRSSNRIYFQNKVPEEKRGKVLSVVLMDRGMIPLGALLISFLVGWKGVIFAFVVMGVGTSLSTINYWKLKIHKSKKRVNRLAN; this is translated from the coding sequence ATCGCTAAATGGTTTTTCGGCAGCTCTTTTTTCCTGTTTTTAGGGAATTGGATTGGTATTGTTGCGTTAAACTGGTATGTCTTTGAACAATATCAAAACCCGGTTTATTTAGGATGGGTAAACTTTGTAAGACTAATCCCGGTTTTAGGTTTAAGTCTATATGCAGGAAAGATGTGTGACATTTATTCCCGTTCTTTTTTAATAAAATTATGTGGCAGTCTCTCATTTATTTTAACTGTTGTATTAACAACGACTGTTCTTGCGTTTGATCAGCTGGAGTTTTGGGTTATTTTATCGTATGCATGTTTAAGAGGTTGTGTAAGTGCTTTTGAAACGCCAGTGCGAAATGCTATCCTTCCCATATTTTCAGCAAACACTAGTAAAAGTAAGGTGGTATCAAATTATTCGCTTGTGTTAAATATCTGCAGATCTATTGGACCAGCGATTGCAGGATTTTTACTTGGGTTTGGTTGGATTTCTTTAACCTTTGCGTTTCAGTCTTTTTGTTTATTTATTTCGTTAATTTTAAGTTTACCTATTAAGGTTCAACCAATTGAAGGAAGCTTAAGAAAAAAGAAATCCTTTGCTCTTAAGGAAGTTAAAAATTATTTTTCCAAAGACGTGACCGGTCGAAATTTGTTTCTTGCCTCCCTAATTGCAATGGTATTTGGTTTTTCGTATACAACGATCCTTCCAGTTTTAACTGATTTTTATTTTCCAGGTGAGGCGGAAGTGTTCGGTATAGCTATGACGCTTGCAGCGTTAGGAGCAATTGTCGCTACGTTAACTTTGCCAAAGATTTTAGTTCATGTTAAAGAAGAAGCCATGTGTTATATGAGCTTATTGTTCTTTGCTTTTAGCCTTCTTAGTGTACTTATTCCTATAAAGGCGTTTTTATTTATTTCTTTATTTTCTATTGGTTTGTTTGGACAATGGACTCGATCTTCCAATCGCATTTATTTTCAAAATAAGGTTCCTGAAGAAAAGAGGGGTAAGGTGTTAAGTGTAGTATTAATGGATCGTGGCATGATCCCATTAGGTGCGTTATTAATAAGTTTTCTAGTGGGCTGGAAAGGAGTTATCTTTGCTTTTGTAGTAATGGGAGTAGGAACTTCACTATCAACAATAAACTACTGGAAATTAAAAATACACAAATCGAAAAAGAGGGTGAATCGTCTTGCTAATTGA
- a CDS encoding IucA/IucC family protein, with translation MLIEKTNCTTKADTGIMNRLANSIVRENLLGEKAKIYIEGIHDQMPKLTNIIFFYVFENQFDHLKLYLPVKRMGAFNRIEFAHEYHLLKNNQWERITKVSTFIDLLTDNFYMSITKELKKELLNSRNNLVASFEALNGKKRWMKQQIQTTFHFYQLETPTTWLQWIEQIKKVRIFDELTYSESMVVEGHPLHPSTKTKLGLTDEEVKQYAPEFEHDIPLLIVLVKKSLVNETRSRSWESQSLFGLLPSMEETSKEIVQSMGQPLNEYSPFIVHPWQYEKVLPELYSNEFSKSDIIAVPYKVPSKATLSFRTMNLLELDYHVKLPIRVQATSAVRTVSPEITVDGPLLSDLFNEISLQDKYKLRQLIILKEPYGAFINSKHDDEKQTKGRNLAFILREKPNVHLKEGETGFVAASLTAENPYSQDPIIIELIKEYFNEDKITLEMALDYMKHYATCLLAPLIHLLQKYGIALEGHMQNTIVCIKNGQIHRMMIRDLGGIRIHKETLQSRFPNFQVKNTSVLTENIKDVSRKFHHAVIQNHLGELVFVLSGYLAIGELKFWGLISGIIEDSLDKELVNFPLTYSELFSKNIETKSLLSMRIHNQAKTYLFSSFQNPLLKGEEQ, from the coding sequence TTGCTAATTGAAAAAACTAATTGCACAACAAAAGCAGATACTGGAATTATGAATAGACTAGCAAACAGTATTGTGAGAGAAAATCTGTTGGGGGAAAAAGCAAAGATCTACATAGAGGGTATTCACGATCAAATGCCAAAACTCACTAATATTATCTTTTTCTATGTATTTGAAAATCAATTCGATCATTTAAAACTTTATCTACCCGTTAAAAGAATGGGAGCATTTAACAGAATCGAATTTGCACATGAATACCATTTGTTGAAAAACAACCAGTGGGAAAGGATTACAAAGGTCTCGACGTTTATCGATTTACTTACAGACAATTTTTATATGTCTATTACAAAGGAGCTAAAGAAAGAATTACTAAATAGCCGCAATAATTTAGTCGCTTCCTTTGAGGCACTTAATGGAAAAAAGAGATGGATGAAGCAGCAAATCCAGACCACATTTCATTTTTATCAATTGGAAACCCCAACTACTTGGCTTCAATGGATTGAACAAATTAAAAAAGTTCGAATTTTTGATGAATTAACTTATTCGGAAAGTATGGTAGTTGAGGGACATCCTTTACACCCATCCACCAAAACGAAGCTTGGTCTAACAGATGAAGAGGTTAAACAGTATGCACCTGAATTTGAACATGACATTCCATTACTAATTGTTCTTGTTAAGAAAAGTCTTGTAAACGAAACAAGATCTCGTTCTTGGGAGAGCCAATCATTGTTTGGCCTGCTACCTTCGATGGAAGAAACAAGCAAAGAAATTGTTCAGTCGATGGGCCAACCCTTAAATGAGTATAGTCCATTTATTGTTCATCCGTGGCAATATGAAAAAGTTTTACCGGAGCTATATAGTAATGAATTTTCCAAAAGTGATATTATAGCCGTTCCATATAAGGTACCATCCAAAGCAACATTATCATTTCGAACTATGAATCTACTTGAATTGGATTATCACGTAAAACTACCTATACGAGTACAGGCCACAAGTGCAGTTCGAACCGTTTCACCAGAGATCACCGTGGATGGCCCTCTATTGTCGGACTTATTTAATGAAATTTCCCTTCAAGATAAATATAAGTTAAGACAACTTATAATCTTAAAAGAACCATATGGTGCGTTTATCAACTCCAAGCATGACGACGAAAAGCAGACAAAAGGAAGAAATTTAGCGTTTATATTGCGCGAGAAACCAAATGTCCACCTAAAAGAGGGGGAGACCGGCTTTGTGGCAGCTAGTTTAACAGCTGAAAACCCTTATTCACAAGACCCAATTATTATTGAATTAATAAAAGAATATTTTAATGAGGACAAAATAACCTTAGAAATGGCACTAGATTATATGAAGCACTACGCTACTTGTTTGCTCGCTCCTTTGATTCATCTCTTACAAAAATACGGAATAGCTCTTGAAGGACACATGCAGAATACGATTGTCTGCATCAAGAATGGGCAGATTCACCGAATGATGATTCGTGATTTAGGAGGTATACGAATTCACAAAGAGACGTTACAAAGTCGGTTCCCAAATTTCCAAGTGAAAAATACCAGTGTTTTGACTGAGAATATAAAAGATGTTTCTCGCAAATTTCATCATGCGGTTATTCAAAATCACCTCGGTGAGTTAGTTTTTGTTCTTAGTGGATACTTAGCTATCGGAGAGTTGAAGTTTTGGGGATTAATCAGTGGAATCATCGAGGACTCTCTAGATAAGGAGTTAGTTAATTTCCCCCTTACTTATAGTGAACTTTTTTCAAAGAACATTGAAACGAAATCATTACTATCAATGCGGATTCATAACCAGGCAAAAACGTATTTATTCTCAAGTTTCCAAAATCCTTTACTGAAAGGTGAGGAACAATAG
- a CDS encoding alanine/ornithine racemase family PLP-dependent enzyme gives MYPLLKVNLSKIKHNAAFILARCEDRRMDVYLVTKGISADLQIIQSFIDSGYTLFADSRIQNIAEMKNKYPDAEYMMLRIPGKSEVESIVDLCDISLNSEWETILSLDKVAEKRGKKHRIILMIELGDLREGVSPDSVLEMVKKINRLKAIKLEGVGANFGCFGGVLPSETSFLLLTDIARNIERVFGRSLQVISGGNSSALPLIFERKSIGRINQLRIGESIYLGVSTVDGNAIKGLYQDAFQLQAEIVEIQVKSSVPRGTQGTDAFGDKKIFPDIGWRLRAILSLGKQDVDFNDIHPINPCIKKLGGSSDHLIVDITEAKPMDVGDKISFNLSYGGLLRSMSSAYIAKHYTNDVLLERRLAT, from the coding sequence ATGTACCCTCTTTTAAAGGTTAATTTATCAAAGATCAAACATAATGCAGCCTTTATTTTAGCTAGATGTGAGGATCGTAGGATGGATGTTTATTTAGTAACAAAGGGTATCTCTGCTGATCTTCAAATTATTCAATCATTCATTGATTCTGGATATACGCTATTTGCAGATTCACGTATACAAAATATTGCTGAAATGAAGAACAAGTATCCAGATGCCGAGTACATGATGCTTCGAATTCCAGGGAAAAGTGAAGTGGAATCGATTGTAGACCTATGTGACATCAGTTTAAACTCAGAGTGGGAAACCATCCTGTCTTTAGATAAAGTTGCTGAGAAAAGAGGAAAAAAACACCGTATTATCTTAATGATTGAGTTAGGTGACTTAAGAGAAGGTGTTTCTCCCGATTCCGTATTAGAAATGGTAAAAAAAATAAATCGATTGAAAGCAATTAAGCTAGAAGGGGTCGGTGCAAACTTTGGATGTTTTGGTGGAGTGCTACCAAGTGAGACATCATTTCTGCTGTTAACGGATATTGCTCGTAACATTGAGAGGGTATTTGGAAGAAGCCTTCAGGTTATCTCTGGAGGGAATTCAAGCGCATTGCCGTTAATTTTTGAAAGAAAATCTATCGGTAGAATCAATCAGCTTCGAATCGGTGAATCTATTTATTTAGGTGTGAGTACAGTAGATGGTAATGCAATAAAAGGACTTTATCAAGATGCTTTTCAATTACAGGCAGAAATTGTAGAGATACAGGTGAAGTCTTCTGTGCCAAGAGGTACTCAGGGCACAGATGCATTTGGAGATAAGAAAATATTTCCTGATATTGGTTGGCGACTTAGAGCCATCCTTTCTTTAGGTAAACAAGACGTCGATTTTAATGATATTCATCCGATAAATCCATGTATAAAAAAACTGGGAGGTAGCAGTGACCACCTTATAGTGGACATTACGGAGGCGAAACCAATGGATGTAGGTGATAAAATATCTTTTAACCTTTCATATGGAGGCCTATTAAGAAGCATGTCGTCGGCGTATATCGCAAAACATTATACGAATGATGTGTTACTGGAAAGGCGTTTGGCCACTTAA
- a CDS encoding ABC transporter substrate-binding protein, giving the protein MFIKKRNLAVFIMMLLLIVAALVACGSKASEEEATEANGKEKIEKSEEIVIQHDLGDTTIPFKPEKIVVLEYSFVDALASLGITPVGIADDGEKDNIIKPIAEQMGDFTSVGTRKQPNLEVISSLKPDLIIADTKRHKGIYEDLTKIAPTIVLPSLAGNYEDNIEAFPVIAKAVGQPDEAEKRLTEHQDNMASFRAKIPADENRTVLPAVVTDTGLFGHSDKSYVGSLFFKLGFEHAITADKAKDLPEYLDSPYLKMNLEQLVEFNPDILFLMKSGDGTVDEEWKQDPLWQSLSAVKNDQVYEVDRNRWAKSRGLISSEIIAEDAINDLFNGTSVE; this is encoded by the coding sequence ATGTTTATTAAAAAGAGAAACCTTGCAGTTTTCATCATGATGCTTTTGCTCATCGTTGCTGCACTAGTAGCTTGCGGATCAAAAGCTTCGGAGGAAGAAGCTACAGAAGCAAATGGAAAGGAAAAAATAGAAAAAAGTGAAGAAATCGTGATTCAACATGATTTAGGAGATACAACGATTCCGTTTAAACCTGAAAAAATTGTCGTACTTGAATACTCTTTTGTTGATGCCCTTGCCTCTTTAGGAATAACACCAGTCGGTATCGCTGATGATGGGGAAAAAGATAACATCATTAAGCCAATTGCTGAACAAATGGGTGACTTTACTTCTGTGGGTACACGCAAACAACCAAATCTTGAAGTGATTAGTTCTCTTAAGCCGGACTTAATTATAGCCGATACAAAACGTCATAAAGGAATTTACGAGGATCTTACAAAGATAGCACCGACAATTGTTCTTCCTAGCTTGGCTGGGAATTATGAAGATAATATTGAGGCATTCCCAGTTATAGCAAAGGCAGTTGGTCAACCAGATGAAGCTGAAAAACGATTAACAGAACATCAAGATAATATGGCATCATTTAGAGCAAAAATCCCTGCTGATGAAAATCGGACAGTTCTGCCTGCAGTAGTTACAGACACTGGGTTATTCGGACACTCGGATAAATCATACGTCGGGAGCTTATTTTTCAAATTAGGTTTTGAGCATGCGATTACCGCAGACAAGGCGAAAGATTTACCAGAGTACTTGGATTCCCCTTATCTAAAAATGAACTTAGAGCAGTTAGTGGAGTTTAATCCTGATATATTATTTTTAATGAAATCAGGGGATGGTACAGTGGATGAGGAATGGAAACAGGACCCACTATGGCAAAGCCTTTCGGCAGTGAAAAATGACCAAGTATATGAAGTAGATCGAAATAGATGGGCGAAATCTCGTGGATTAATTTCATCAGAGATTATTGCTGAAGACGCGATAAATGATTTGTTTAATGGAACATCGGTAGAATAA
- a CDS encoding FecCD family ABC transporter permease — protein MKHTGKRGFRAFLFVFSLILLLIGMMASISVGAVDTTFSTIIHALFSNDQTKEVMVVRSLRLPRAILGAIIGANLAIAGALMQALTRNPLASPQIFGVNAGASLVVVASVVIFPNMTPSSLVYSAFIGSALGGAIVYMMAKTGGGVSAVKLALAGMAVHLFFSSITEGIILFNEQSTETVLYWLAGAIDGSRWEDVTIILPWTIIGILVAFILSRSISIFSLGEDIAKGLGQRVEWLRLLTGITVVILAGASVSVAGPIGFIGLIVPHIVRRLVGVDYKNIIPFSALFGALLLVYADVVSRFISYPFESPVGIVTAFMGAPFFLYLARKGGKLS, from the coding sequence ATAAAACATACAGGCAAAAGGGGATTTAGAGCATTTTTATTTGTGTTTAGTTTAATTTTATTACTTATTGGTATGATGGCAAGTATTTCTGTTGGTGCTGTAGATACCACTTTCAGCACAATTATTCATGCCCTTTTTTCCAATGATCAGACGAAGGAAGTCATGGTTGTCCGTTCTCTTCGTTTACCTCGTGCAATCTTGGGTGCAATAATTGGGGCAAATTTAGCCATTGCTGGTGCCCTTATGCAAGCTTTAACACGAAATCCACTTGCATCACCACAAATTTTTGGTGTCAATGCTGGTGCCTCATTAGTTGTCGTGGCTTCAGTAGTTATTTTCCCAAACATGACTCCGTCTTCCCTTGTGTATTCGGCCTTTATAGGTTCAGCTTTAGGTGGCGCAATTGTATATATGATGGCAAAAACAGGTGGTGGTGTATCAGCTGTCAAACTAGCATTGGCGGGAATGGCTGTTCACTTATTTTTTTCATCTATTACAGAAGGTATTATTCTATTTAATGAACAATCGACAGAAACGGTGTTATATTGGCTGGCTGGGGCAATTGATGGAAGCCGGTGGGAAGATGTTACCATTATCCTACCATGGACGATCATAGGTATTTTAGTTGCCTTTATTTTATCCCGTTCTATTTCAATTTTTAGTTTGGGAGAGGATATTGCAAAAGGGCTTGGGCAGAGAGTCGAATGGCTTCGATTATTAACAGGAATAACAGTAGTGATATTGGCAGGAGCTTCCGTTTCAGTTGCAGGACCAATTGGCTTTATTGGATTAATTGTCCCACATATCGTTAGACGTTTAGTTGGTGTAGACTACAAGAATATCATTCCATTTTCCGCTTTATTTGGGGCTTTACTTTTAGTGTACGCTGACGTTGTTTCTCGTTTTATCTCCTATCCTTTTGAATCTCCAGTAGGTATCGTGACAGCATTCATGGGTGCACCCTTCTTTTTATATTTAGCACGTAAAGGCGGTAAACTGTCATGA
- a CDS encoding FecCD family ABC transporter permease gives MIRGQAKRFKRKLTPTGWIILLAVLVVFFSVISIGVGSVFISPVRVLSALFRTGGESDWFIIFNFRLPRIAIALLVGSGLAVSGTILQGIIRNPLASPDVLGITKGAGLAAVIVIILFPKSPFIALPISAFIGAAIVAVVLYLFAYKRGVQPATLALIGIALGAVCNAAIQYLMIRFPVDANAALTWLTGSLWGRGWDEVIGILPWIIVLLPITVILAIKLDILNLGDDVAEGLGENIGYTRLLMLALSVALAGASVATVGSIGFVGLVAPHIGRQLVGAKHKHLLPVSALIGILLVLFADGLGRGLLPPIEIPAGVFTAVIGAPYFLYLLRRESKVKEI, from the coding sequence ATGATCAGGGGTCAAGCTAAAAGGTTCAAAAGAAAATTAACTCCAACTGGTTGGATTATCTTACTTGCAGTTCTAGTCGTGTTTTTCTCAGTAATCAGCATCGGGGTGGGCTCAGTTTTTATTAGTCCAGTTCGAGTTCTATCCGCATTATTTAGAACAGGTGGAGAGAGTGACTGGTTTATTATTTTTAATTTTCGATTGCCACGAATCGCTATTGCCCTTTTGGTTGGTTCTGGTCTTGCTGTGTCTGGAACAATTCTTCAGGGGATCATTCGAAATCCCTTAGCTTCACCAGATGTTTTAGGTATTACAAAAGGTGCAGGTTTGGCGGCGGTTATTGTCATTATACTATTCCCGAAATCACCTTTCATTGCATTGCCGATCTCCGCATTTATCGGGGCAGCGATAGTCGCCGTGGTACTTTATTTGTTTGCCTACAAAAGAGGAGTTCAACCCGCCACACTCGCACTCATTGGAATCGCACTTGGTGCAGTTTGTAATGCGGCAATCCAATACCTAATGATTAGATTTCCGGTTGATGCTAATGCTGCATTAACCTGGTTAACAGGTAGCTTATGGGGACGTGGTTGGGATGAAGTAATTGGAATATTGCCATGGATTATTGTTTTACTTCCTATAACTGTGATATTAGCAATCAAACTTGATATTTTAAACTTAGGTGATGATGTTGCGGAAGGTTTAGGTGAAAACATCGGTTATACGAGGTTACTCATGCTTGCTTTATCTGTTGCTCTTGCTGGAGCTAGTGTAGCTACAGTTGGTTCGATTGGATTTGTGGGATTGGTTGCTCCTCATATTGGGCGGCAGCTTGTAGGCGCAAAACATAAACATCTTCTCCCTGTTTCAGCACTAATTGGGATATTGCTGGTATTATTCGCTGATGGTTTAGGAAGAGGCTTATTACCTCCAATTGAAATACCGGCCGGGGTCTTTACAGCTGTGATAGGAGCTCCCTATTTCTTATACCTATTAAGGCGTGAAAGTAAGGTAAAGGAAATTTAA
- a CDS encoding ABC transporter ATP-binding protein has protein sequence MVRLAAKELSLGYEFVSVVEDLTITIPEGKITVLIGGNGCGKSTILRSLARLLKPQKGTVYLDGKKIDNEPTKEVAKKIAILPQGPQAPEGLTVKELCYYGRHPHKGLLSKHTKIDHEIVSWALDATRMHDFAERPLDALSGGQRQRAWIAMALSQGTDLLLLDEPTTYLDLAHQIEVLELLRELNSDYGRTIVMVLHDLNQAARYADYLISISNGKIYKEGLPKDIFTEEMINEVFGLECRIIENPVEGSPMCVPIGLSPGKKKKKVTSVS, from the coding sequence ATGGTACGGTTAGCAGCGAAGGAACTATCATTAGGTTATGAATTCGTTTCTGTTGTTGAGGATTTAACAATCACCATTCCTGAAGGAAAAATAACGGTATTGATTGGTGGAAACGGGTGTGGCAAATCTACCATTCTACGATCGCTTGCTAGACTTTTAAAGCCGCAAAAGGGAACAGTTTATTTGGATGGCAAAAAAATTGATAATGAGCCGACAAAAGAAGTTGCCAAAAAGATTGCAATATTACCACAAGGCCCACAGGCACCTGAAGGTTTAACAGTAAAAGAACTATGCTACTATGGACGACATCCACATAAAGGTCTATTGTCAAAACACACAAAAATAGACCATGAAATAGTAAGTTGGGCGCTTGATGCAACACGAATGCATGACTTTGCCGAAAGACCACTTGATGCATTATCAGGAGGACAAAGGCAAAGAGCATGGATCGCCATGGCACTCAGTCAAGGAACAGACTTACTCCTTTTGGATGAGCCAACGACATATCTTGACTTAGCCCATCAAATTGAGGTACTGGAGTTATTAAGAGAATTAAATAGTGATTACGGCCGAACAATCGTAATGGTCCTCCATGATCTTAACCAGGCAGCACGGTATGCAGACTATTTAATTAGTATCTCCAACGGGAAAATATACAAAGAAGGACTTCCAAAGGATATTTTTACAGAAGAAATGATTAATGAAGTATTTGGATTAGAATGCCGTATTATTGAAAACCCTGTAGAAGGGTCACCAATGTGTGTACCGATCGGCTTAAGTCCAGGAAAAAAGAAGAAAAAAGTTACTTCCGTTTCTTGA
- the hutP gene encoding hut operon transcriptional regulator HutP yields the protein MKQNNKIGKQAVLLVTLDEEEILMFSSMFTTVSYCTGRVGSMNMQKVISAVETAAKRSGLIHENYYRETHALYHAILEAIEGVTRGQLAIGDMMRTVGLRFSVVRGRPYEQKEEGEWIAVSFYGTIGAPVKGLEHETIGLGINHI from the coding sequence ATGAAGCAGAATAATAAAATTGGGAAGCAAGCCGTCTTACTAGTGACCTTAGATGAAGAGGAAATACTGATGTTTTCTTCGATGTTCACAACGGTCTCCTATTGCACAGGCAGAGTGGGATCAATGAATATGCAGAAGGTCATTTCTGCAGTGGAAACGGCAGCGAAGCGAAGTGGACTGATTCATGAGAACTACTACCGTGAAACACATGCATTATATCATGCAATTTTAGAAGCAATTGAAGGGGTGACACGAGGTCAGCTCGCAATTGGCGATATGATGAGAACGGTTGGCTTACGCTTTTCAGTTGTTAGAGGTCGTCCGTATGAACAGAAAGAAGAAGGCGAATGGATCGCCGTCTCCTTTTATGGAACGATTGGGGCTCCAGTGAAAGGCTTAGAGCATGAAACGATTGGTCTTGGAATCAATCATATATAA